In Ruania zhangjianzhongii, the following proteins share a genomic window:
- a CDS encoding ThiF family adenylyltransferase, whose protein sequence is MALPPLVEPGPPLNRVETERFARHLFLPQLGEIGQRRLRAAKVAVIGVGGLGSPALLYLAGAGVATLGLFDDDVVERSNLHRQVIHTVDDIGRPKVDSGAEHLLALSPDLTVHRHHVRLDTETATELLTGYDLVLDGTDNFATRYLVNDACAELGIPLVWASIFRTDAQISVFWSRPPAGEQPRTLRDLFPHQPPEGSVPSCAEGGVLGAMCGQVGAIMANEAIKLIAGIGDPLFGRVLVLDTLAASGREIPLRPRTTAPPGSVSAPTSPSGTAASTAADGGASPGEGPLPPPSGSPAPLPAPNGSLPPPPPADEPFERISAAELEERLQDRRYGRDDFILMDVREPAEYTQRSIPGARLVPLAQALTQSGRAGLDHQVPVVVYCATGPRAERAARDLTTAGFATTVLTGGMTAWQQL, encoded by the coding sequence ATGGCTCTCCCTCCGCTGGTCGAACCCGGACCGCCGCTGAACCGCGTCGAGACGGAGCGGTTCGCCCGGCACCTGTTCCTGCCCCAGCTCGGCGAGATCGGGCAGCGGCGGCTGCGCGCGGCGAAGGTGGCGGTGATCGGTGTCGGCGGTCTCGGCTCGCCGGCCCTGCTGTACCTGGCCGGCGCGGGCGTAGCCACCCTCGGGCTCTTCGACGACGACGTGGTGGAGCGCTCGAACCTGCACCGGCAGGTGATCCACACCGTCGACGACATCGGCCGCCCGAAAGTGGACTCCGGCGCCGAGCACCTGCTCGCGCTCAGCCCGGACCTGACCGTCCACCGGCACCACGTCCGCCTGGACACCGAGACCGCCACCGAGCTACTCACCGGCTACGACCTGGTGCTGGACGGCACCGACAACTTCGCCACCCGCTACCTGGTCAACGACGCCTGCGCCGAGCTCGGCATCCCACTGGTGTGGGCATCGATCTTCCGCACCGACGCCCAGATCTCGGTGTTCTGGTCCCGACCGCCGGCCGGTGAGCAGCCGCGCACGCTGCGCGACCTGTTCCCGCACCAGCCACCGGAGGGGTCGGTCCCCTCCTGCGCCGAGGGCGGCGTGCTCGGCGCGATGTGTGGGCAGGTCGGCGCGATCATGGCGAACGAGGCGATCAAGCTGATCGCCGGGATCGGGGATCCACTGTTCGGCCGGGTGCTGGTGCTGGACACCCTCGCCGCCAGCGGGCGCGAGATCCCGTTGCGGCCACGCACGACGGCGCCACCCGGGTCGGTCTCGGCGCCCACCTCGCCCTCCGGTACAGCGGCGAGTACCGCTGCCGACGGCGGGGCCTCGCCTGGAGAGGGTCCGCTGCCGCCGCCCTCGGGCTCGCCGGCGCCGCTGCCGGCACCGAACGGCAGTCTGCCGCCGCCGCCGCCGGCGGACGAACCGTTCGAGCGGATCAGCGCCGCCGAGCTGGAGGAGCGCCTGCAGGACCGGCGCTACGGCCGGGACGACTTCATCCTGATGGACGTGCGCGAACCGGCGGAGTACACCCAGCGCTCCATCCCGGGCGCCCGGCTGGTGCCGCTCGCCCAGGCGCTCACCCAGTCCGGCCGGGCCGGACTGGACCACCAGGTGCCGGTGGTCGTGTACTGCGCGACCGGGCCGCGCGCGGAACGGGCCGCCCGGGACCTGACTACCGCGGGCTTCGCCACCACCGTGCTCACCGGGGGCATGACCGCCTGGCAGCAGCTGTGA
- a CDS encoding inositol monophosphatase family protein, whose amino-acid sequence MDTDAILDLLKETAAEFITPRFRALAEHEVMEKAPGDLVTVADRESEIAITARLREHYPDALILGEEATQTQAGLLTAFAGAEHAFTIDPVDGTKNFVNGSPDHAVMVSELRDGRALRGWIWQPEHQVAFVAEAGAGVSRNGEQLSALPRASEPAEIRGASSTDLHGLAPGPFAEVTDSWWCAGVDYPQVITGGVDYMLFRKDWPWDHVPGALMVAELGGRTGRLDGSEYDSRQRQEWLLTAATEELFEQVRGPVAAALGL is encoded by the coding sequence ATGGACACCGACGCGATTCTCGATCTGCTCAAGGAAACCGCCGCAGAGTTCATCACCCCGCGGTTCCGGGCGCTGGCCGAGCACGAGGTGATGGAGAAGGCACCCGGGGACCTGGTCACCGTGGCCGACCGCGAGTCCGAGATCGCCATCACCGCACGGCTGCGCGAGCACTACCCGGACGCACTCATCCTCGGTGAGGAGGCGACCCAGACCCAGGCCGGGCTGCTCACCGCGTTCGCCGGCGCCGAGCACGCGTTCACGATCGACCCGGTGGATGGCACCAAGAACTTCGTCAATGGCTCACCGGACCACGCGGTGATGGTCTCCGAGCTGCGGGACGGACGGGCTCTGCGCGGCTGGATCTGGCAGCCGGAGCACCAGGTCGCGTTCGTGGCCGAAGCCGGTGCCGGGGTGTCTCGCAACGGGGAGCAGCTCTCCGCCCTGCCGCGCGCGAGCGAGCCGGCAGAGATTCGCGGGGCGAGTTCGACCGATCTGCACGGCCTGGCCCCGGGACCGTTCGCCGAGGTCACCGACTCCTGGTGGTGCGCCGGCGTGGACTACCCCCAGGTGATCACCGGTGGCGTCGACTACATGCTGTTCCGCAAGGACTGGCCCTGGGACCACGTGCCCGGTGCGCTGATGGTGGCCGAGCTCGGCGGGCGTACCGGCCGGTTGGACGGCAGCGAGTACGACTCGCGGCAGCGTCAGGAGTGGCTGTTGACCGCTGCCACCGAGGAACTCTTCGAGCAGGTCCGCGGCCCGGTCGCCGCAGCACTCGGCCTTTGA
- a CDS encoding TOBE domain-containing protein, with amino-acid sequence MSQYRISEAAELLGVSPDTVRRQVDAGSLPGARDEAGRLVVPGEALARWAQERAESPHVGSGSSARNRFTGLVTAITADAVMAQVDLQCGPYRVVSLMSAEAVRDLGLEVGDRASAVVKATTVIVDAR; translated from the coding sequence ATGTCGCAGTATCGGATCAGTGAAGCGGCTGAGCTCCTCGGTGTCAGCCCGGACACGGTGCGCCGCCAGGTGGACGCCGGCTCCCTGCCCGGTGCGCGTGATGAGGCCGGCCGGTTGGTGGTCCCCGGCGAGGCGCTCGCCCGCTGGGCCCAGGAGCGGGCCGAGTCCCCGCACGTGGGCAGCGGCAGCAGTGCCCGGAACCGGTTTACCGGGCTGGTCACTGCGATCACCGCCGATGCGGTGATGGCTCAGGTGGACCTGCAGTGCGGGCCTTACCGCGTGGTGTCGCTGATGTCCGCCGAGGCGGTCCGCGACCTCGGCCTGGAGGTCGGGGACCGCGCGAGCGCCGTGGTGAAGGCCACCACCGTGATCGTGGATGCCCGATGA
- a CDS encoding alpha/beta fold hydrolase, whose product MSTLTRAAGRPTIGNRPRVSTPTSDRRERRLGLGMAAVLLVDAALHLYWATGAVWPAPDEFSLSVAVLGFGVDFRPGLLIPLAVLVSVGAGLVAARALLGRGHRLGLLWQLGTAAVTAGVLTRGLLGVLWAIPATGHLPDGFYWINLLAYTPLCLAMAIAGFRLLRPARATGWRRTVAVRTWALALPVVLVALLVYGAYGLTPRVVEDYAPVHGLGGLQSQYVDTELARFHYVQHGQGSPVVLLSPGAAWISSWLPQIRALAADHTVYAVDLPGQGFTDLHDEEFRFDLPGMTSAVQTFLDAVGLERTALAGSSWSGGWALSFAQQHPERVSRLMLLAPSGLDRPDPTSWEMLKLPVIGRALTRLGASSRATADSSLESLFVHDDRITDELAEGFFAAQTRPDNVRSMYELQARLDWSTVEAGLATTEQPTLVLWGGQDSVLPVDRAAVFGQLLPNATVRVFDDCGHGLPLDCPGRISTQMVEFLP is encoded by the coding sequence ATGAGCACCCTCACCCGAGCCGCGGGCCGGCCCACGATCGGCAACCGTCCGCGCGTCAGCACCCCAACCTCCGACCGACGGGAGCGTCGCCTCGGCCTCGGCATGGCCGCGGTCCTGCTGGTCGATGCGGCCCTGCACCTGTACTGGGCGACCGGGGCTGTCTGGCCGGCACCGGACGAGTTCTCCCTCTCGGTCGCGGTGCTCGGCTTCGGTGTCGACTTCCGGCCCGGTCTGCTGATTCCGCTGGCCGTGCTGGTCAGCGTGGGCGCCGGCCTGGTGGCCGCCCGGGCTCTGCTCGGGCGCGGCCACCGGCTCGGGCTGTTGTGGCAGCTCGGCACCGCAGCGGTCACTGCCGGAGTGCTGACCCGAGGGCTGCTGGGTGTGCTCTGGGCTATCCCCGCCACCGGTCACCTGCCCGACGGCTTCTACTGGATCAACCTGCTCGCCTACACGCCGCTGTGCCTGGCGATGGCCATCGCCGGCTTCCGGCTGCTCCGCCCGGCCCGCGCTACCGGCTGGCGTCGCACAGTCGCCGTGCGGACGTGGGCCCTCGCGCTGCCCGTCGTACTGGTTGCCCTGCTGGTGTACGGCGCCTATGGGCTCACCCCGCGGGTCGTGGAGGACTACGCGCCGGTCCACGGTCTCGGCGGGCTCCAGTCGCAGTATGTCGACACCGAGCTGGCCCGCTTCCACTACGTCCAGCACGGCCAAGGGTCACCGGTCGTGCTGCTCTCCCCGGGCGCCGCCTGGATCTCCTCCTGGCTTCCGCAGATCCGCGCGCTGGCCGCCGACCACACGGTCTACGCGGTGGACCTGCCCGGGCAGGGGTTCACCGACCTGCACGATGAGGAGTTCCGCTTCGACCTGCCTGGAATGACCTCTGCTGTGCAGACCTTTCTGGACGCCGTCGGCCTCGAGCGGACGGCACTGGCCGGCAGCTCGTGGAGCGGGGGCTGGGCGCTGTCCTTCGCCCAGCAACACCCCGAGCGGGTCTCCCGTCTGATGCTGCTGGCACCCTCCGGGCTGGATCGGCCCGACCCGACCAGCTGGGAGATGCTGAAGCTGCCAGTCATCGGGCGCGCTCTGACGAGGCTCGGTGCGAGCAGCCGAGCGACCGCCGATTCCAGTCTGGAGAGCTTGTTCGTCCACGACGACCGGATCACGGACGAGCTGGCGGAGGGATTCTTCGCGGCGCAGACCCGCCCGGATAACGTGCGCTCGATGTATGAGCTGCAAGCCCGGCTCGACTGGAGCACGGTCGAGGCCGGACTTGCCACAACCGAGCAGCCGACCCTGGTCCTCTGGGGCGGCCAAGACTCCGTGCTGCCAGTCGATCGGGCGGCGGTGTTCGGGCAGTTGCTGCCGAACGCCACCGTGCGGGTGTTCGACGACTGCGGGCACGGCCTGCCGTTGGATTGCCCTGGTCGGATCTCCACCCAGATGGTGGAATTCTTGCCGTGA
- the modA gene encoding molybdate ABC transporter substrate-binding protein, giving the protein MSTRRSPARRRYANNRSGSAASPARRAAASPARRAAATWLAAAAILALTAACSSGDSGDAGTSGDPEPSDTAGEGGGDQTLTVFAAASLTEPMEDLLEMFAEDHPDVRIEPAVYDGSSTLVTQLTEGAQADVLATANTSTMEDLVAAFPDQNLEPTLFATNTLVIAVPEGNPLGITSLADLDEATFVTCAPEVPCGAAATELFDLAGFGGEPVSLEQNVTAAAERVVSGEVDAALVYATDVTSRENELEAVVPGEAAEVVNEYPIVALQDSVLGQELVDLVMSEDGMHVLVGYGFGVPEAQ; this is encoded by the coding sequence ATGAGCACCCGCCGTTCCCCCGCGCGCCGCCGCTACGCAAACAACCGGTCCGGCTCCGCCGCATCGCCCGCGCGTCGCGCCGCCGCATCGCCCGCGCGCCGCGCCGCCGCCACCTGGCTCGCCGCTGCCGCGATCCTCGCGCTGACTGCCGCCTGCAGCTCCGGCGACTCCGGTGATGCGGGAACTTCCGGCGATCCGGAGCCCTCGGACACGGCAGGCGAAGGTGGGGGAGACCAGACCCTGACCGTGTTCGCCGCCGCCTCGTTGACCGAGCCGATGGAGGACCTGCTGGAGATGTTCGCCGAGGACCACCCGGACGTGAGGATCGAGCCCGCTGTCTACGACGGGTCCTCCACCCTGGTCACCCAGCTCACCGAGGGCGCCCAGGCCGACGTGCTCGCCACGGCCAACACCTCCACGATGGAGGACCTGGTCGCCGCCTTCCCCGATCAGAATCTGGAACCGACCCTGTTCGCCACGAACACCCTGGTGATCGCCGTACCCGAAGGAAACCCGCTGGGGATCACGTCCCTGGCGGACCTGGACGAGGCGACCTTCGTGACCTGCGCCCCGGAAGTGCCCTGCGGTGCGGCCGCCACCGAGCTGTTCGACCTCGCCGGGTTCGGGGGAGAGCCGGTCAGCCTGGAGCAGAACGTCACCGCTGCGGCGGAGCGGGTGGTCTCCGGGGAGGTGGATGCGGCGCTGGTCTACGCCACCGACGTCACCTCCCGGGAGAACGAGCTGGAGGCTGTGGTCCCGGGCGAGGCCGCCGAGGTGGTCAACGAGTATCCGATCGTGGCGCTGCAGGACTCCGTGCTCGGCCAGGAGCTCGTGGATCTGGTGATGTCCGAGGACGGGATGCACGTGCTGGTCGGGTACGGCTTCGGAGTGCCGGAGGCGCAGTGA
- a CDS encoding ABC transporter permease — translation MTTGVRTSERSTAGLARPSRRAQVRGRLPAWVIAVAVLAVATLVLPLAALFPRVEWSTFPAAITSPEAVFALGLSLRTGAVAVICCLVLGIPLALLLSRAPEGLAAVLRTLVTLPLVLPPLVGGMALLYLFGRNGWLGQALQVFGISVPFTSAAVVLAQTFVAMPFLVLSLEGSLRTAGSRYEQVAATLGAGSWTVLRRVTLPLVLPGLTAGTVLAFARAVGEFGATAMVAGNRPGATQTVPMAIYTAFNGAGVGRDAALALAVLLVVVALVILIGLRDWRRRVAW, via the coding sequence GTGACCACCGGGGTGCGCACCTCCGAACGGTCGACGGCGGGACTCGCCCGGCCCTCCCGGCGCGCCCAGGTGCGCGGCCGGCTTCCCGCGTGGGTGATCGCCGTCGCCGTGCTCGCGGTCGCCACCCTGGTGCTGCCGCTGGCGGCACTGTTCCCCCGGGTGGAGTGGTCGACCTTCCCGGCTGCCATCACCTCGCCGGAGGCAGTGTTCGCCCTCGGGCTCTCGCTGCGCACCGGAGCAGTCGCGGTGATCTGCTGCCTGGTCCTCGGGATACCGCTGGCGCTGCTGCTCTCCCGGGCCCCGGAAGGCCTGGCCGCGGTACTGCGCACCCTGGTCACCCTGCCGCTGGTGCTGCCACCGCTGGTGGGCGGGATGGCGCTGCTGTACCTGTTCGGCCGGAACGGTTGGCTCGGGCAGGCGCTGCAGGTGTTCGGGATCAGCGTGCCGTTCACCTCGGCCGCTGTGGTGCTCGCGCAGACCTTCGTGGCGATGCCGTTCCTGGTGCTCTCCCTCGAAGGTTCGTTGCGCACGGCCGGAAGCCGGTACGAGCAGGTGGCCGCTACCCTCGGCGCCGGTAGCTGGACGGTCCTGCGCCGGGTCACCCTCCCGCTGGTGCTGCCGGGGCTGACCGCCGGGACCGTGCTCGCCTTCGCCCGCGCGGTCGGCGAGTTCGGTGCTACCGCGATGGTCGCTGGGAACCGGCCCGGGGCGACGCAGACGGTGCCGATGGCGATCTACACCGCGTTCAACGGCGCCGGGGTGGGCCGGGACGCCGCGCTCGCGCTCGCAGTGCTGCTGGTGGTGGTGGCGTTGGTGATCCTGATCGGCCTGCGGGACTGGCGCCGGCGGGTGGCCTGGTGA
- the moaA gene encoding GTP 3',8-cyclase MoaA: protein MTVSSHLARPLVDSFGRVHRDLRISLTDVCNLRCTYCMPAEGVPWLARENILATEELVRVAEVAAALGIVEVRLTGGEPLLRRDAVDVVRQMAAIEGEDGPLEVSMTTNALRLVKLAGPLAEAGLARVNISLDTIRAERFAELTRRDRLQDVLDGIDAAIEAGFAPIKLNAVAMRDVNDDELVDLVRFAVDKGCEIRFIEQMPLDAGHIWSRVKMVTGEEILAQLGEAFELTPVGERGAAPAEQFRIDGGPSTVGVIRSVSKPFCGACDRVRITADGQLRNCLFAREESDLLSVLRADGSDDDLAEMMHTCIAGKLPGHGINDPGFLQPDRPMSAIGG from the coding sequence ATGACCGTCTCCAGCCATCTCGCCCGCCCTCTGGTGGACTCCTTCGGGCGCGTGCACCGCGACCTGCGCATCTCCCTGACCGACGTCTGCAACCTGCGCTGCACCTACTGCATGCCCGCCGAAGGGGTGCCCTGGCTGGCTCGGGAGAACATCCTGGCCACCGAGGAGCTGGTCCGGGTGGCTGAGGTGGCGGCCGCGCTGGGCATCGTCGAGGTCCGGCTCACCGGCGGCGAACCGCTGCTGCGCCGCGACGCGGTGGACGTGGTGCGCCAGATGGCCGCGATCGAAGGCGAAGACGGCCCGCTCGAGGTCTCGATGACCACCAACGCACTGCGCCTGGTCAAGCTCGCCGGCCCGCTGGCCGAAGCAGGCCTGGCGCGAGTGAACATCAGCCTGGACACCATCCGCGCCGAGCGGTTCGCCGAGCTCACCCGCCGGGACCGGCTGCAGGACGTGCTGGACGGTATCGACGCCGCCATCGAGGCCGGGTTCGCACCGATCAAGCTGAACGCCGTCGCGATGCGGGACGTGAACGACGACGAGCTCGTGGACCTGGTGCGCTTCGCCGTGGACAAGGGCTGCGAGATCCGGTTCATCGAGCAGATGCCGCTGGATGCCGGGCACATCTGGTCCCGGGTGAAGATGGTCACCGGTGAGGAGATCCTCGCCCAGCTCGGGGAGGCGTTCGAGCTGACTCCGGTGGGGGAGCGCGGCGCCGCTCCGGCCGAGCAGTTCCGGATCGACGGCGGGCCCTCCACGGTGGGCGTCATCCGATCGGTCTCGAAGCCGTTCTGCGGAGCGTGCGACCGGGTGCGGATCACCGCCGACGGTCAGCTGCGCAACTGCCTGTTCGCCCGGGAGGAGTCCGATCTGCTGTCCGTGCTGCGTGCCGACGGCAGCGATGACGATCTGGCCGAGATGATGCACACCTGCATCGCCGGCAAGCTACCCGGCCACGGCATCAACGATCCCGGGTTCCTGCAGCCGGACCGGCCGATGAGCGCCATCGGCGGATGA
- the glp gene encoding gephyrin-like molybdotransferase Glp, with protein sequence MSADRRSVAEHQAALAALTRPLPARTLGLAEAGGCVLAADVTSRTPIPLFDNSAMDGYAVHAADLSGASPARPVTLPVVADLPAGATEAPAIGPGSVARIMTGAPMPDGPDAIVPVEDTDAGTEQVRITAEPAPAAHLRRRGEDVAAGDLVLRAGTVLHAPQLAAAAACGHGELLVHPRPRVAVISTGSELVPAGEPCAWGQIPDSNSHLLAQAVREAGGAATRLGAVPDDADAFAATLRQVSGEVDLIICSGGVSVGAYDVVKEVLAPLATMWFGPVAMQPGKPQGLGRLPKGPVVVALPGNPVSVHVSFEVFVRPALARMAGQDDGGAHLEEATVAVGWRSPSGREQYIPVVVDPANDRGGLPAVRPVTPRGSGSHLVASLAGAQALARVPAEVDQVAAGETVQILRTERTPG encoded by the coding sequence GTGAGCGCCGACCGGCGCAGTGTCGCCGAGCACCAGGCAGCGCTCGCTGCGCTCACCAGGCCGCTGCCGGCGCGCACGCTGGGGCTGGCCGAGGCCGGCGGGTGCGTGCTCGCCGCCGACGTCACCAGCCGCACCCCGATCCCCCTGTTCGACAACTCCGCGATGGACGGGTACGCCGTCCATGCCGCAGACCTGAGCGGGGCGAGCCCGGCCCGCCCGGTAACCCTGCCCGTGGTGGCCGACCTGCCCGCCGGCGCCACCGAGGCCCCGGCGATCGGGCCCGGAAGCGTCGCCCGGATCATGACCGGCGCACCGATGCCGGACGGACCGGACGCCATCGTGCCGGTGGAGGACACCGATGCCGGCACCGAGCAGGTGCGGATCACCGCGGAGCCCGCACCCGCGGCACACCTGCGCCGCCGGGGTGAAGATGTGGCAGCCGGGGATCTGGTGCTGCGCGCGGGCACGGTGCTGCACGCCCCTCAGCTCGCAGCCGCCGCGGCCTGCGGGCACGGCGAGCTGCTGGTGCACCCGCGACCCCGGGTGGCCGTGATCTCCACCGGCTCGGAGCTCGTGCCGGCCGGGGAACCATGTGCCTGGGGTCAGATCCCGGACTCCAACTCCCATCTGCTCGCTCAGGCGGTGCGCGAGGCCGGTGGTGCGGCGACCCGGCTCGGCGCGGTGCCCGACGACGCCGACGCCTTCGCTGCCACGTTGCGCCAGGTGTCCGGCGAGGTAGACCTGATCATCTGCTCCGGTGGGGTCAGCGTGGGCGCCTATGACGTGGTCAAGGAGGTGCTCGCGCCGCTGGCGACGATGTGGTTCGGTCCGGTGGCGATGCAGCCCGGTAAGCCGCAAGGGCTGGGCCGCCTGCCCAAGGGGCCGGTGGTGGTGGCGCTGCCGGGGAACCCGGTGAGCGTGCACGTCTCCTTCGAAGTGTTCGTCCGCCCGGCGCTGGCCCGGATGGCTGGCCAGGACGACGGCGGAGCCCACCTTGAGGAGGCGACGGTCGCCGTCGGGTGGCGCTCGCCTTCCGGACGGGAGCAGTACATCCCGGTCGTGGTGGACCCGGCCAACGACCGGGGCGGGCTGCCCGCAGTGCGCCCGGTGACACCGCGGGGATCCGGCTCACACCTGGTGGCCAGCCTCGCCGGTGCGCAGGCACTCGCCCGGGTGCCGGCCGAGGTTGACCAGGTGGCTGCCGGCGAGACGGTACAGATTCTGCGGACCGAGAGGACCCCCGGCTGA
- the moaC gene encoding cyclic pyranopterin monophosphate synthase MoaC has protein sequence MSKFTHLDEAGQARMVDVTEKTPTVRSATATGLVRCAPHVVAALRDGSVPKGDVLAVARVAGIAGAKRTPELLPLAHVIGVHGVVLDAEVTDDGVELTATARTADRTGVEMEALTAVSVAALNVVDMVKALDKSTSIESVRLIAKTGGKSGDWHREP, from the coding sequence ATGAGCAAGTTCACCCACCTGGACGAGGCCGGTCAGGCCCGGATGGTCGACGTCACCGAGAAGACCCCGACGGTGCGCTCGGCCACTGCCACCGGCCTGGTGCGCTGCGCCCCGCACGTGGTGGCGGCGCTGCGCGACGGTTCGGTACCCAAGGGGGATGTGCTCGCTGTGGCCCGGGTGGCGGGGATCGCCGGCGCGAAGCGCACTCCGGAGCTGCTGCCGCTGGCGCATGTGATCGGTGTGCACGGCGTGGTGCTGGACGCCGAGGTCACCGACGACGGGGTGGAGCTGACCGCGACCGCGCGCACCGCCGACCGCACCGGGGTGGAGATGGAGGCGCTGACCGCGGTCAGCGTGGCCGCGCTGAACGTGGTGGACATGGTCAAGGCGCTGGACAAGTCCACCTCGATCGAGTCGGTACGCCTGATCGCCAAGACCGGCGGCAAGTCCGGCGACTGGCACCGCGAGCCCTGA
- a CDS encoding SDR family NAD(P)-dependent oxidoreductase, whose product MQITSGTVALISGGASGLGEATARRVIAAGGAVVLLDLPSSPGADLAAELGERARFAPGDVRDDEAVGSAVELARDLGELRVAVSCAGVATPGRILGKRGLLPLEDYRRVVEINLVGTFNLLRLAAEAMAGNEAAKEDADRGVVVLTASVAAFEGQVGQAAYASSKGGVASLTLTAARDLAQYGIRVAGIAPGIFGTPMMAGLGEEVQSGLEALVPHPPRLGRPEEYAALVEHIVTNPYLNGDVIRLDGGLRMPPR is encoded by the coding sequence ATGCAGATCACCTCCGGCACTGTGGCCCTGATCTCCGGCGGCGCCTCCGGCCTGGGCGAAGCCACGGCGAGACGCGTGATCGCGGCGGGTGGCGCCGTCGTGCTCCTCGACCTGCCTTCCTCCCCCGGTGCGGACCTGGCCGCCGAGCTCGGCGAGCGTGCCCGGTTCGCCCCGGGCGACGTTCGCGACGACGAGGCGGTGGGCTCCGCCGTCGAGCTGGCCCGAGACCTGGGCGAGCTGCGCGTGGCAGTCTCCTGCGCGGGGGTGGCCACCCCGGGCCGGATCCTCGGCAAGCGCGGCCTGCTCCCGCTGGAGGACTACCGGCGGGTGGTGGAGATCAACCTGGTCGGCACGTTCAACCTGCTCCGGCTGGCCGCCGAGGCGATGGCCGGCAACGAAGCCGCCAAGGAGGACGCCGACCGCGGTGTGGTGGTGCTGACCGCCTCGGTGGCGGCGTTCGAAGGACAGGTCGGCCAGGCCGCCTACGCCTCGTCCAAGGGCGGCGTCGCCTCGCTCACGCTGACCGCGGCGCGCGACCTGGCGCAGTACGGCATCCGGGTCGCCGGAATCGCACCGGGCATCTTCGGCACCCCGATGATGGCGGGCCTGGGCGAGGAGGTGCAGTCCGGGCTGGAGGCACTGGTCCCGCACCCGCCCCGGCTTGGCCGCCCGGAGGAGTACGCCGCGCTGGTCGAGCACATCGTGACCAACCCGTACCTGAACGGCGACGTGATTCGCCTGGACGGCGGGCTGCGGATGCCGCCTCGCTGA
- a CDS encoding RNA polymerase sigma factor, with product MTLDLPIQRGADLVRAVQGGDTLALVELLDLLEPYVGRICGAIALDAGADAAQEALMIVLRRLPTLREPVTLYAWVRTIAVREALRHAGGTGRALAVDPTGLDAVPKPGDPELATDVRDVLHRLRPEHRAVLVLRDLHGMDEATAAGYLEVPPGTVKSRLHRARAAFRKAWTS from the coding sequence GTGACCCTCGACCTTCCGATCCAGCGCGGCGCGGATCTGGTCCGTGCCGTGCAGGGCGGTGACACGCTTGCTCTGGTCGAGCTGCTCGACCTGCTCGAGCCGTATGTCGGGCGGATCTGCGGCGCGATCGCGCTCGACGCGGGTGCGGATGCTGCGCAGGAGGCGTTGATGATCGTGCTGCGCCGACTGCCCACGCTGCGGGAGCCGGTGACGTTGTACGCCTGGGTCCGGACCATCGCCGTCCGGGAGGCGCTGCGGCACGCGGGGGGAACGGGCCGGGCGCTGGCCGTCGACCCGACCGGCCTCGACGCGGTGCCCAAGCCAGGAGATCCCGAGCTCGCCACCGATGTGCGGGACGTCCTTCACCGGCTCCGACCGGAGCACCGCGCCGTCCTCGTGCTCCGGGATCTGCACGGCATGGACGAAGCAACTGCAGCGGGCTACCTCGAGGTGCCGCCCGGGACCGTGAAATCGCGGCTGCACCGAGCGAGGGCAGCCTTCAGGAAAGCGTGGACCTCATGA
- a CDS encoding MoaD/ThiS family protein: MTEVRYFAAAAEAAGRQGESLAAGTIGELRALMVDRHGEQLERVLTTCSLLVDGVAAEPDTTLGATDVVDVLPPFAGG, from the coding sequence GTGACCGAAGTTCGGTACTTCGCGGCTGCCGCGGAGGCGGCTGGGCGCCAGGGTGAGTCCTTGGCCGCCGGGACCATCGGTGAGCTGCGTGCCCTGATGGTGGACCGGCACGGGGAGCAGCTGGAGCGGGTGCTGACCACCTGCTCGCTGCTCGTGGACGGGGTGGCCGCCGAGCCGGACACCACCCTGGGCGCCACCGATGTGGTGGACGTGCTGCCGCCGTTCGCCGGCGGCTGA